One genomic region from Anaeromusa acidaminophila DSM 3853 encodes:
- a CDS encoding N-acetylmuramoyl-L-alanine amidase family protein, whose product MFICLDPGHSGPAEPGACFHNLHEADINLAIALQTANALRQSGASVCLTRAENIVDDGLTWRAEFANAAGCDAFLSIHCNAAEDETARGIESYYYPGSAPGRLLAGSVQNELNGLRYSLDRGVKDAFFTVLAATSMPAVLVECGFITQYQDRQVLCAPSWQQAIGQALARSLLNVSV is encoded by the coding sequence ATGTTCATTTGCTTAGATCCCGGCCATAGCGGCCCCGCCGAACCAGGCGCTTGTTTCCACAATCTGCACGAAGCAGATATCAACTTGGCGATTGCCTTGCAGACCGCCAACGCGTTGCGTCAAAGCGGAGCTTCCGTCTGCCTCACTCGGGCGGAAAATATTGTCGACGATGGTCTGACCTGGCGTGCGGAGTTCGCCAACGCAGCCGGTTGCGACGCCTTTCTTTCCATCCATTGTAACGCCGCCGAGGACGAAACCGCCCGCGGCATCGAAAGTTATTATTACCCCGGCTCCGCCCCTGGACGCCTCTTGGCCGGTTCGGTGCAAAACGAACTAAATGGACTCCGCTACTCTTTAGATCGCGGCGTCAAAGACGCCTTCTTCACTGTGCTCGCCGCAACTTCCATGCCCGCAGTACTTGTAGAGTGCGGCTTTATCACGCAATACCAGGACCGACAAGTCTTGTGCGCTCCGTCTTGGCAGCAAGCCATCGGTCAAGCGTTAGCTCGCAGTTTACTCAACGTCTCTGTTTAA
- a CDS encoding ABC transporter permease, with amino-acid sequence MVGEGITQALSWLLAGDREVAAVAAMTIQVSGVATLCSVLLGIPLGVWMALKDFRGKQMCSALVNFGMGLPPVAVGLFVSLCLWRYGPLGEWELMYTPAAMMIAQTIIATPIVGGLSFAAVLSVNPKLRLQLLSLGATSWQASRLLIKEARLGLLAAVMAGFGRVISEVGASMMVGGNIKGQTRVLTTATVMEVGKGNYDTAIAFSLILLLGAFGVVFLLTWLQHKRKSERK; translated from the coding sequence ATGGTTGGCGAGGGAATAACACAGGCGCTTTCCTGGCTGTTGGCGGGGGACCGCGAAGTGGCGGCGGTGGCGGCTATGACCATCCAAGTGTCCGGCGTCGCCACTTTATGTAGCGTGCTTTTAGGCATTCCCCTAGGGGTGTGGATGGCCTTAAAGGATTTTCGCGGCAAGCAGATGTGCAGTGCGCTGGTGAATTTCGGCATGGGGTTGCCGCCAGTGGCGGTGGGCCTGTTTGTCAGTCTCTGTTTATGGCGTTACGGGCCGCTGGGGGAATGGGAGCTGATGTATACGCCGGCGGCGATGATGATTGCCCAGACCATTATTGCTACGCCCATTGTGGGCGGTCTTAGTTTTGCCGCCGTTTTGAGCGTGAATCCCAAGCTGCGGCTGCAACTGCTTTCGTTGGGAGCTACTTCCTGGCAAGCCAGCCGACTGCTCATTAAAGAAGCCCGATTGGGACTCTTGGCGGCGGTAATGGCCGGCTTTGGCCGGGTTATCTCGGAAGTGGGCGCCTCCATGATGGTGGGGGGGAATATCAAGGGGCAAACCCGGGTGTTGACCACGGCTACGGTGATGGAAGTAGGCAAGGGTAACTATGACACGGCAATCGCTTTTAGCTTGATTTTACTGCTGGGAGCGTTTGGGGTGGTTTTCCTATTGACCTGGCTGCAGCATAAGAGGAAGAGTGAGCGGAAATGA
- a CDS encoding substrate-binding domain-containing protein, with amino-acid sequence MRKRLFLLMGLFMLVLAVVGCSGKEAAKSQEPPKPANPNIILATTTSTQDSGLLDVLLPAFEKKTGYKVKTVAVGTGQALALGEKGEADVLLVHAPAAEKKVVASGAAVNRQLVMHNDFVLVGPAADVAKIKAKTTQEALQAIAEAKAVFVSRGDDSGTHKMEVALWKNAALKPVAPWYQEAGAGMGQTLKIADEKAGYTLTDRATYLAQKKNLKLEILVEGDAKLLNIYHVMEVNSEKFAKANQAGAKAFREFLLSTEGQALIAAFGKDKYGQPLFFADGGKTEKDFGL; translated from the coding sequence ATGCGGAAACGTTTATTTTTACTTATGGGATTATTTATGTTGGTACTAGCAGTGGTCGGCTGCAGTGGTAAAGAAGCGGCCAAGTCGCAGGAACCGCCAAAACCGGCGAATCCCAATATCATTTTGGCCACCACTACCAGCACCCAAGACAGCGGCTTGCTGGATGTGCTGCTGCCGGCGTTTGAAAAGAAAACCGGCTACAAAGTAAAAACCGTAGCCGTAGGCACAGGGCAAGCCTTAGCCCTAGGGGAAAAAGGCGAAGCCGATGTATTGCTGGTACATGCTCCGGCTGCTGAAAAAAAGGTAGTGGCCAGCGGCGCGGCGGTGAATCGCCAGTTAGTTATGCACAATGATTTTGTCTTGGTTGGGCCTGCTGCAGATGTTGCTAAGATTAAAGCCAAGACAACCCAAGAGGCGCTGCAGGCGATTGCGGAGGCGAAAGCCGTCTTTGTTTCGCGAGGCGATGATTCGGGAACGCACAAAATGGAAGTGGCGCTTTGGAAAAATGCCGCTCTAAAACCTGTTGCTCCTTGGTATCAAGAAGCTGGCGCCGGAATGGGGCAGACTCTGAAAATTGCCGATGAAAAAGCCGGTTATACCCTTACGGACCGGGCTACGTATCTGGCGCAAAAGAAAAATCTCAAGCTGGAAATCTTGGTGGAAGGCGATGCCAAGCTGCTAAACATTTATCATGTTATGGAAGTCAACAGCGAAAAATTTGCTAAAGCCAACCAGGCTGGCGCGAAAGCTTTCCGCGAATTCTTACTGTCCACGGAAGGCCAGGCTCTAATTGCTGCGTTCGGCAAAGATAAATACGGTCAGCCCCTGTTCTTTGCCGATGGCGGGAAAACCGAAAAAGACTTTGGACTGTAG
- the pseB gene encoding UDP-N-acetylglucosamine 4,6-dehydratase (inverting) produces MFNEASLLITGGTGTFGRQLVRTILSRYQPRRIIVFSRDELKQSEMQLEFSQSCMRYFIGDVRDAGRLHQALQGVDYVVHAAALKQVPTAERHPSEFLKTNILGAQNIIAAALANRVKKVIDISSDKAANPTSFYGATKLVSDKLFVAANESVEGQVTQFSVVRYGNMAASRGSVVPLFRRLLAAGCTRLPVTHSEMTRFWLTPAEGVEAMLAAFSHMKGGEMFIPKVSSCRIVQLVEAFLPGREPEIIGLRPGEKLHEAMWSEDEAHLVLEFPGYYLLRPPFAPPASSLYAVNSKGEIGRTVPAGFVYNSAANSQFLSVADLRRMLEESH; encoded by the coding sequence GTGTTTAACGAAGCCTCTTTGTTGATTACCGGCGGTACGGGAACTTTTGGCCGACAATTAGTGCGGACGATTTTGAGTCGCTATCAGCCTCGGCGGATCATTGTCTTTTCCCGGGACGAACTGAAACAATCAGAAATGCAGCTGGAATTTTCGCAAAGCTGTATGCGTTATTTTATCGGTGATGTGAGGGATGCGGGGCGTTTGCATCAGGCGCTGCAAGGGGTGGATTATGTGGTGCATGCGGCGGCCCTCAAGCAAGTGCCGACCGCTGAGCGCCATCCTTCGGAATTTTTAAAAACCAATATTTTAGGGGCTCAGAACATCATTGCCGCAGCCCTCGCTAATCGAGTAAAGAAAGTGATCGATATTTCTTCCGATAAGGCGGCGAATCCCACTAGCTTTTACGGAGCGACAAAGTTAGTTTCGGATAAACTCTTTGTGGCGGCTAATGAGAGCGTAGAGGGGCAGGTAACACAGTTTTCCGTAGTGCGTTACGGTAATATGGCGGCCTCCAGGGGATCCGTGGTCCCTTTATTCCGGAGACTTCTTGCAGCGGGCTGTACTCGTCTGCCTGTTACGCATTCGGAAATGACGCGCTTTTGGCTAACGCCGGCAGAGGGGGTGGAAGCTATGTTGGCGGCATTTTCTCACATGAAAGGCGGAGAAATGTTTATCCCCAAAGTTTCTTCCTGCCGCATCGTGCAATTGGTGGAGGCTTTTTTACCAGGAAGGGAGCCGGAAATCATCGGTCTGCGTCCGGGAGAAAAGCTGCATGAAGCTATGTGGTCGGAGGACGAGGCGCATTTGGTGTTGGAATTTCCAGGCTATTATTTGCTCCGACCTCCGTTTGCGCCCCCGGCATCTTCTCTTTACGCTGTGAATTCTAAGGGGGAGATCGGCAGAACGGTGCCCGCTGGCTTTGTTTATAATTCCGCTGCCAATTCGCAATTTCTCAGCGTAGCAGATTTGCGGCGCATGCTGGAGGAGAGTCATTAA
- a CDS encoding LCP family protein has translation MSKLWIVIVAVLFLVVSAGAACFALFSENDQPVAKALLPLKGKVNILVLGVDEREDDVGRSDTSFVVTIDNDAKKVTMLSIPRDSRVKIAGHGWDKINNAFAFGGAPLSKKTIENLLGIPIDYTVSVNFRGFMRMVDAVGGITVDVDKRMRYSDPYDDDGGLEIDLYSGVQKLNGRTAIEYVRYRDEEGDIGRVARQQKFLKALFQEIATPQMLSKLPELVKEFSTTVKTDMPTSKMLQLLPTLNDAVKAGLETEWVTGTPIWIQDVSYWLPDITELRAKVARIQGISMDERYRWETESLANEYKQSVPREIRVADPPKVVQRAPASERRAAVECKQSVSTGKAKNGSGEKTKNGAKNTSDANAVKTESR, from the coding sequence ATGAGCAAGTTGTGGATTGTTATAGTGGCGGTGTTGTTTTTGGTAGTTTCGGCTGGGGCGGCTTGCTTTGCGTTGTTCAGTGAAAATGATCAACCCGTGGCTAAAGCGCTGCTCCCGTTGAAAGGAAAAGTGAATATTTTGGTCCTGGGCGTTGACGAACGGGAAGACGATGTGGGACGTTCGGATACAAGTTTTGTGGTGACCATTGATAATGATGCTAAAAAAGTGACCATGCTTTCGATTCCCAGGGATTCACGGGTAAAAATTGCCGGACATGGTTGGGATAAGATAAATAATGCCTTTGCCTTTGGCGGAGCGCCTTTATCCAAGAAAACCATAGAAAATTTATTGGGAATTCCAATTGATTACACGGTGAGCGTTAATTTTCGCGGCTTTATGCGTATGGTGGACGCTGTGGGCGGCATTACGGTCGACGTAGATAAGCGGATGCGCTATTCCGATCCCTATGATGACGACGGCGGCCTTGAGATTGATTTATATTCCGGCGTACAGAAATTGAACGGGCGTACAGCAATAGAATATGTGCGCTATCGGGATGAGGAAGGCGATATTGGAAGGGTGGCACGGCAGCAGAAATTTTTGAAGGCGCTTTTCCAAGAGATAGCTACTCCGCAAATGCTCAGCAAGCTGCCTGAATTGGTCAAGGAATTTTCTACTACCGTAAAAACGGATATGCCCACAAGTAAAATGCTGCAGCTACTCCCTACTCTCAATGATGCCGTAAAGGCGGGCTTGGAGACAGAGTGGGTGACGGGTACGCCCATTTGGATACAGGATGTAAGCTATTGGCTGCCTGATATAACGGAATTGCGGGCTAAGGTGGCGCGCATTCAAGGGATTTCTATGGATGAACGATACCGCTGGGAGACGGAAAGTTTGGCGAATGAGTATAAACAATCCGTTCCCAGGGAAATTCGGGTTGCCGATCCCCCTAAAGTAGTGCAACGTGCGCCGGCCTCAGAACGGCGGGCTGCTGTTGAATGCAAGCAAAGCGTTAGTACTGGGAAAGCCAAGAACGGCAGTGGCGAAAAAACGAAAAATGGAGCTAAGAACACGTCGGACGCAAACGCCGTCAAGACGGAATCTAGGTAA
- a CDS encoding ABC transporter ATP-binding protein has translation MTEILALNEVAVYRGGKEPALQIDSFAMKRGEMAALVGPNGAGKSTLLQAINLLQPYKGEIRLFGEKAEADKARALRRRTAMVFQETLLLEGSVFANVAMPLRFRGMAAGEVKERVAQALAVFGCAHLSERQAKRLSGGEGQRVCLARALVSEPELLLLDEPFAALDVATRSALLEELRQLAKQKNMAVLLVSHHFSDVLYFAERAVALFAGRILQDDEPENLLRRPVNEKVARLVGMDNLFSCTLETIDDRQFLRLSESLAIPYEGFAGKVPSFCCLPGDGLSLAVEDEALLEEGWFLLEGKVERVLPGIGVYCVLVRAGGLLWKARLPLAHGGATFVPGDTLCLRFRPEEMHRF, from the coding sequence ATGACGGAAATCTTGGCTTTAAATGAGGTCGCGGTGTATCGAGGAGGCAAGGAACCCGCCCTGCAGATTGACTCCTTTGCTATGAAGCGGGGGGAAATGGCGGCGCTGGTCGGTCCTAATGGCGCCGGAAAAAGCACGCTGCTGCAGGCGATTAATCTCTTGCAGCCTTATAAGGGAGAAATCCGCTTGTTTGGTGAAAAAGCCGAAGCTGACAAGGCTCGTGCGCTGCGGCGGCGCACAGCCATGGTCTTTCAAGAAACGCTGCTGCTGGAGGGCAGTGTTTTTGCGAATGTGGCCATGCCCTTGCGGTTTCGCGGCATGGCGGCCGGAGAAGTAAAAGAAAGAGTAGCGCAGGCTCTGGCTGTATTTGGCTGCGCTCATTTGTCGGAACGGCAGGCCAAACGCCTTTCTGGCGGTGAAGGGCAGCGGGTCTGCTTGGCCCGGGCGCTGGTGTCGGAGCCGGAGCTGCTGCTGCTGGACGAGCCTTTTGCGGCTTTGGATGTGGCGACGCGCAGCGCCTTGTTGGAGGAACTGCGGCAGTTGGCAAAGCAAAAAAACATGGCTGTGCTTTTGGTAAGCCACCATTTTAGTGATGTTTTGTATTTTGCCGAACGTGCGGTGGCTCTATTTGCAGGCCGCATTTTGCAAGACGACGAGCCGGAAAATTTGCTGCGGCGGCCGGTGAACGAGAAGGTGGCCCGCCTGGTCGGTATGGATAATTTGTTTTCCTGTACCTTGGAAACAATTGACGATCGGCAGTTTCTGCGGCTTTCAGAATCCCTTGCCATTCCCTATGAAGGGTTTGCAGGCAAGGTACCGTCTTTTTGCTGTTTGCCCGGAGACGGGCTGTCTCTCGCAGTGGAAGACGAAGCACTGTTGGAGGAAGGCTGGTTTTTGCTTGAAGGAAAGGTGGAACGGGTACTGCCGGGCATTGGCGTCTACTGTGTTCTAGTGCGGGCCGGGGGCTTGCTTTGGAAGGCTCGCCTGCCGCTGGCGCATGGCGGGGCGACTTTTGTGCCAGGAGATACTCTTTGCTTGCGCTTTCGTCCGGAGGAGATGCATCGATTTTAA
- a CDS encoding thermonuclease family protein: MRKGWIWLLLLPVCLFLTACGGNGATTGGFDASKYEKAVVKRVVDGDTLLLANDKRVRLIGVNTPETVKPNSPVEAYGKEASEYTKKMLTGKTVYLEKDAGDTDKYGRLLRYVYMDDGKMFNEVLVQEGYAQVMTIQPNVKYQERFVEAQRQARESKKGLWKQ, translated from the coding sequence ATGCGAAAAGGATGGATTTGGCTGTTGTTATTACCGGTTTGCTTGTTTTTAACGGCTTGCGGCGGAAATGGAGCAACTACAGGAGGCTTTGATGCTTCTAAATATGAAAAGGCGGTCGTGAAGCGAGTCGTTGACGGCGACACGCTGCTTTTAGCCAACGACAAGCGGGTGCGTTTGATTGGCGTTAATACGCCGGAGACGGTGAAACCTAATTCGCCGGTGGAAGCCTATGGTAAGGAAGCCAGCGAGTATACGAAGAAGATGCTTACAGGCAAAACCGTGTATTTAGAGAAGGATGCAGGCGATACGGATAAATATGGGCGCTTGCTGCGTTATGTGTATATGGACGACGGCAAGATGTTTAACGAGGTGCTGGTGCAAGAAGGCTATGCACAGGTAATGACCATCCAGCCGAATGTAAAATATCAGGAACGCTTCGTGGAAGCGCAGCGTCAAGCGCGTGAGAGTAAAAAAGGACTTTGGAAACAGTAA
- a CDS encoding HD domain-containing phosphohydrolase: MKQSKLVVMVVDDAAEWRLQLAKHLEAQYFVVAAANGTEALEYAKLKRPDLIFLDVTMPGLNGYEACTLLKKEAVLQSVPVVFLLEAGELPDGTEGLARGGCDFIDKSSPASLLLARSEMYMALKLAQKELRERNLYLETQVEERVQGVGLLQDVSMMAMALLSESRDYETGAHLQRTSRYVRALAINLYAKAIFAKELTLDSIFLLSKSALLHDIGKLTIPETVLGKRGKLTSAEFSLVKRHAQAGRKSIEEAGEFLGVPEPFLRFAKEMACYHHERWDGNGYPQGLAGERIPVSARLMALADVYDAIVSRRVYKEPALHEDAVRIIKAAAGTQFDPVIVEAFLETSDSFAAIAMQFPDVVLQ; encoded by the coding sequence ATGAAACAAAGCAAGCTGGTTGTAATGGTTGTGGATGATGCGGCGGAATGGCGGCTGCAACTGGCGAAGCATCTTGAAGCGCAGTATTTTGTTGTGGCGGCGGCCAATGGGACGGAAGCGCTGGAATATGCAAAGCTAAAGCGCCCCGATTTGATTTTTTTGGATGTGACTATGCCGGGCCTAAATGGGTACGAAGCTTGTACTTTGTTGAAGAAAGAAGCGGTTTTGCAGAGCGTTCCCGTAGTCTTCCTGCTGGAAGCCGGCGAATTGCCGGACGGAACGGAGGGGTTGGCGCGAGGGGGTTGTGATTTTATTGATAAGAGCAGCCCTGCGTCTTTGCTGCTGGCCCGCAGCGAGATGTATATGGCCTTGAAGCTGGCGCAGAAGGAGCTGCGTGAGCGCAATTTGTATTTGGAGACGCAAGTGGAAGAACGCGTTCAGGGGGTGGGCCTGTTACAGGATGTATCCATGATGGCGATGGCGTTGTTGTCGGAAAGCAGGGATTATGAAACAGGCGCGCATTTGCAGCGCACAAGCCGATATGTGAGAGCGTTAGCTATCAATTTATACGCCAAAGCGATTTTTGCTAAAGAGCTTACATTAGACAGTATTTTTTTGCTGTCTAAATCGGCATTGCTCCACGACATTGGCAAGCTAACCATTCCGGAGACGGTTTTAGGAAAACGGGGAAAATTAACTTCCGCTGAATTTTCTCTGGTTAAACGGCATGCGCAAGCAGGACGAAAAAGCATTGAAGAAGCAGGGGAGTTTTTAGGAGTTCCTGAGCCGTTTTTGCGTTTTGCCAAGGAAATGGCTTGTTATCACCATGAACGTTGGGATGGCAATGGTTATCCGCAGGGGCTGGCGGGAGAACGAATTCCCGTTTCGGCGCGGTTGATGGCGTTGGCGGATGTATATGATGCCATTGTTAGTCGCCGCGTGTATAAAGAGCCAGCATTGCATGAGGACGCGGTGCGCATTATTAAAGCGGCTGCAGGAACGCAATTTGACCCGGTGATAGTAGAGGCCTTTTTAGAGACGTCCGATAGTTTTGCCGCTATTGCGATGCAATTTCCTGATGTCGTATTGCAGTGA